In Tachysurus fulvidraco isolate hzauxx_2018 chromosome 3, HZAU_PFXX_2.0, whole genome shotgun sequence, a single window of DNA contains:
- the mfsd1l gene encoding major facilitator superfamily domain-containing protein 1 has translation MAEPAEKAYYRFVVLFFNCMLTFGSYFCFDIPSVLQQQFQGNLTCVNTTVGNETECVEGLGMTPQEYNLLYAVYAWTNAVVVIMAGFLIDKLGNRFGVFLFSFLCVLGSSIFALGSHFKGSPYLLPLMLTGRLLFGSGNGSLTIVQNRITAFWFRGKELALAFGLTLAFSRLGSVLNFFLTQRFEAQYGIQWTLWGGTLLCVLGFLSAITVSVLDKVGMKQLGLEGTIQEESRKVRVQDVRLLSLRYWLLVFTIMFFYNGIFPFIADASKFIQDKYEGYTQKQAAYITGAVYDSSLVLSAAVGILIDYVGLRGVFAVLCAVCTLPVFGLLAFTFVPPLVSTIWLGITYSFAAASMWPSIPLVVPRSTLGTAMGLATSVQMIGIGLCNLIVGEILGEKNSDSKIPLWRWQQMMIFMLANTVGCIITSTVLNIIDRREGGTLNKMTKKSAVQNSEDHTDRETLITNEEETERDNTTLNS, from the exons ATGGCAGAACCGGCTGAGAAAG catatTACAGGTTTGTGGTGCTGTTTTTTAACTGCATGCTGACCTTTGGCTCATACTTCTGCTTCGACATCCCCAGTGTCCTACAGCAACAGTTCCAGggg aACCTGACGTGTGTGAACACCACAGTTGGGAATGAAACAGAGTGTGTTGAAGGACTCGGCATGACGCCGCAGGAGTACAACCTGCTGTATGCTGTATATGCTTGGAC GAACGCTGTGGTGGTGATCATGGCAGGATTCCTGATCGACAAACTGGGCAACCGCt ttggCGTGTTCCTTTTctccttcctgtgtgtgttgggttcCTCCATTTTTGCATTAGGTTCTCATTTTAAAGGATCTCCGTACCTTCTGCCACTCATGCTGACAGGTCGTCTGCTATTCGGCTCTGGGAACGGCTCTCTGACca ttgTTCAGAACAGGATCACAGCGTTCTGGTTCAGAGGGAAGGAGTTAGCTTTAGCTTTCGGTCTCACTCTCGCATTCTCTCGACTCGGATCTGTCCTCAACTTCTTCCTGACTCAGCGCTTCGAGGCTCAGTATGGTATACAGTGGACACTGTGGGGGG gcactctgctgtgtgtgctggGTTTCCTCTCTGCTATAACAGTCAGTGTTCTGGATAAAGTTGGCATGAAACAGCTGGGACTGGAGGGAACAATACAGGAGGAGTCGCGCAAAGTG agagtgcAGGATGTACGATTGCTCTCTCTACGTTACTGGTTGCTTGTTTTCACCATCATGTTCTTCTACAATGGCATTTTCCCCTTCATCGCTGATGCCAG TAAGTTTATCCAGGATAAGTATGAGGGCTACACTCAGAAGCAGGCAGCATACATCACCGGGGCAGTGTACGACAGCTCACTGGTGTTATCTGCTGCTGTGGGCATTCTCatt gacTACGTGGGCCTGCGTGGGGTGTTTGCTGTACTGTGTGCGGTTTGTACACTTCCTGTGTTTGGGTTGTTGGCCTTCACATTCGTCCCTCCGCTCGTCTCCACCATCTGGCTCGGGATCACCTACTCCTTTGCtgca gcgaGTATGTGGCCCTCCATCCCCCTGGTGGTTCCCCGCTCCACTCTCGGGACAGCGATGGGTTTGGCGACGTCGGTGCAGATGATTGGCATCGGGCTGTGTAACCTCATTGTGGGAGAGATATTGGGGGAGAAGAACAg tgaTTCTAAGATTCCGCTATGGCGATGGCAGCAAATGATGATCTTCATGTTAGCAAACACAGTCGGCTGCATCATCACATCTACTGTACTGAACATTATTGACCGGAgagag ggaggcACATTGAATAAGATGACGAAGAAATCAGCGGTGCAGAACTCTGAGgatcacacagacagagaaacactcATCACTAATGAAgaggagacggagagagacaaCACCACCCTCAACTCTTAA
- the LOC113649715 gene encoding probable crossover junction endonuclease EME2: MSGLNRAHTWDISDSDSDPEPPSAPCVLSSRPGERRKTNLLVENRQEKREERERQEEKREERERKKEEKREERERKKEEKREERERKKEEKREERERKKEENREERERKKEAAERVKRLKPEEYLNTVTVNIHPVLLQDSGCDVLLSTLAGLEWRSRIEEHNLTHSISWGRKLPHSEDEDGGVVEEDQVLMVVTQMEFVDMMMSIKQALIGGCEEAESLFQPLCEYLNRNKGTVVSLLVTRGQYFQRGGSHCDDDDDEDDEACPRSQLGLHNIELEEVLVYLEIYKNVTVHFLFSWQEVTNHVCAVTKALSKRPFRTQQDVTDLGFCVDGLWAGGVRVERSGRGLAQVWTRQIQQLNRVSIAMATAVKTAYPSPKLLMQAYESAASEEERCGLLADLTVRGGAKERRIGPELSNRVHCLMTSQNPELVLD; encoded by the exons ATGTCGGGGTTAAACAGAGCTCACACCTGGGACATCTCAGACTCGGACTCGGACCCTGAGCCTCCTTCTGCTCCCTGTGTCCTGAGCTCCAGACCCGGGGAGAGGAGGAAAACAAACCTCCTTGTGGAGAACAgacaggagaagagagaggagagagaaagacaggaggagaagagagaggaaagagagaggaagaaggaggagaagagagaggagagagagaggaagaaggaggagaagagagaggagagagagaggaagaaggaggagaagagagaggagagagagaggaagaaggaggagaacagagaggagagagagaggaagaaggaggCAGCTGAAAGAGTAAAAAGACTAAAACCTGAGGAGTATTTGAACACCGTCACTGTTAACATCCACCCAG tgttgctGCAGGACTCTGGGTGTGACGTGTTGTTGAGTACGCTGGCTGGTCTGGAGTGGAGGAGCCGAATAGAAGAGcacaacctcacacactccATCAGCTGGGGCAGAAAACTTCCTCAT agTGAGGATGAAGATGGTGGGGTGGTTGAGGAAGATCAGGTGCTGATGGTTGTCACTCAGATGGAGTTTGTAGACATGATGATGTCCATCAAACAG GCGCTAATCGGTGGTTGTGAAGAGGCGGAGTCTCTGTTTCAGCCACTGTGTGAGTATCTGAACAGAAACAAAGGGACAGTCGTTTCACTGCTGGTGACCAGGGGACAGTACTTTcaacg tgGAGGCTCgcattgtgatgatgatgatgatgaagatgatgaggcGTGTCCACGTTCTCAACTTGGGCTCCATAACATAGAGCTTGaggag GTGCTGGTGTACCTGGAGATCTACAAGAATGTGACAGtccacttcctgtttagctGGCAGGAAGTCACTAATCATGTGTGTGCTGTTACCAAGGCCTTATCTAAACGCCCCTTTAG aacaCAGCAGGACGTTACTGATCTGGGTTTCTGTGTGGACGGATTGTGGGCAGGGGGCGTGCGTGTTGAGCGTAGTGGgcggggccttgctcaggtgtgGACACGACAGATACAGCAACTCAACAGGGTCAGCATCGCCATGGCGACAGCAGTAAAAACTGCCTACCCCTCCCCCAAACTCCTTATGCAG gcATATGAGAGCGCAGCGTCAGAAGAAGAGCGGTGTGGATTATTGGCTGATCTCACTGTGAGAGGCGGGGCTAAAGAGCGGCGTATCGGACCTGAACTGTCCAATCGTGTGCACTGTCTTATGACTTCCCAGAATCCTGAGCTGGTGCTAGACTAG